The following proteins are co-located in the Microplitis demolitor isolate Queensland-Clemson2020A chromosome 5, iyMicDemo2.1a, whole genome shotgun sequence genome:
- the LOC103573836 gene encoding asparagine synthetase domain-containing protein CG17486 codes for MCGIFCYIYHSNQNDDKWSLIKDNISKRGPDSLNIYCHELNKQLTGKFAAGVLWMQGPEPQVQPCVDDEGNILLWNGDIFSGPLKSENDSDTLTLLNHLKLSKNILETISLIEGPFSLIYYQKSTNLLYFGRDFIGRHSLLIKIVENKFVMLTSIANNNIDDIIELPACGIFVVDCNNSNFELSCYPWYKLNQYSLKVLNNLNSSLNIKVKESILSSELIENVVEPIPEDLSHLQDISDITNIQKTMSELLQNPDIYDRVVKLWKLLKKSIEIRIKLKPEYCKNCIKKYLVDKVNKKCSHAKIGILFSGGLDSTILAAIANEYVPANESIDLINVAFEKKFNSIGAKNNKSNNVISIFDVPDRKTGRQALNELQKLFPLRTWNFIEINVSRKELEDCCKEIICHLIYPLKTILDESLGCAVWFASRGVGLLSGCKPYESSCRILLLGMGADELFGGYTRHRTTLRRHGWKALSEELNMELFRISERNLGRDDRVISNHGRQSRLPYLDENVIQYVKNLKPWERCYPTEKMPPGLGDKLLLRLLAFKIGLHETASFPKRAFQFGSRIANSKQNANDISNWLQ; via the exons atgtGTGGGATATTctgttatatttatcattcaaATCAAAATGACGATAag tggAGCTTAATAAAAGACAATATATCAAAACGTGGACCAGAcagcttaaatatttattgccaTGAATTGAATAAACAATTGACAGGTAAATTTGCTGCTGGTGTTTTATGGATGCAAGGTCCTGAACCACAAGTTCAACCATGTGTTGATGATGAAGGCAACATTCTCCTTTGGAATGGAGATATTTTTTCTGGACCTTTA aAAAGTGAAAATGATAGCGATACACTTACTCTTCTaaaccatttaaaattaagtaaaaatattttagaaacaataagtttaattgaaggtccttttagtttaatatattatcaaaaatcaactaatttattatactttggAAGAGATTTTATCGGACGTCATAGcctgttaataaaaatagtagaaaataaatttgttatgcTAACTTCTATAGCTAACAATAATATAGATGACATTATAGAATTACCTGCATGCGGAATATTTGTCGTAGATTgtaataattctaattttgaattatcttGTTATCCAtggtataaattaaatcaatattccttaaaagttttaaacaatttaaattcttcattaaatattaaagttaaagAATCAATTCTATCTTcagaattaattgaaaatgttGTAGAACCGATTCCTGAAGATTTATCTCACTTGCAGGATATTTCGGAcattacaaatattcaaaaaacaatGTCAGAGCTTTTACAAAATCCTGATATCTATGACCGGGTTGTCAAACTTTGGaagcttttgaaaaaatcaatagaaatacgaataaaattgaaacccgaatactgtaaaaattgtataaaaaaatatttagtagataaagtgaataaaaaatgtagtCATGCTAAAATTGGTATACTATTCTCTGGAGGATTAGATTCGACTATTTTAGCTGCAATAGCAAACGAATATGTACCTGCTAATGAAAGTATTGATCTAATTAATGTggcttttgaaaaaaaatttaattcgattggagcaaaaaataataaatcgaataatGTCATTTCAATATTTGATGTACCTGATAGAAAAACCGGTCGACAAGCATTAAATGAATTGCAAAAACTCTTTCCTCTTAGAACttggaattttatagaaattaatgTTTCACGTAAAGAATTAGAAGATTgttgtaaagaaataatttgtcatttaatttatcctCTTAAAACAATATTGGATGAAAGTTTAGGGTGTGCTGTGTGGTTTGCCAGCCGTGGTGTTGGTTTATTATCTGGTTGTAAACCATATGAATCGTCATGCAGAATATTACTTCTTGGTATGGGCGCGGACGAACTTTTTGGAGGATATACTAGACATCGAACTACTCTTCGTCGTCATGGTTGGAAAGCATTGAgtgaagaattaaatatggaattGTTTAGAATATCAGAAAGAAATTTAGGTCGAGATGATCGTGTTATCTCTAACCATGGACGGCAATCACGTTTACCTTATCTTGATGAAAATGTGATACAATATGTTAAAAATCTCAAGCCTTGGGAACGTTGTTATCCAACTGAAAAAATGCCACCCGGACTAGGTGATAAATTACTACTACGTCTTTTAGCATTTAAAATTGGATTACATGAGACTGCAAGTTTTCCTAAAAGAGCTTTTCAATTTGGTTCGAGAATTgcaaatagtaaacaaaatgCAAATGACATTTCAAATTGGttacaataa
- the LOC103573833 gene encoding RING finger protein 10, which translates to MDKKSRYNTPPSGNKGTATDSKKSQDVANGKVFPKTSKKRESTGANGYSKNEQPRKSSVQKTRSFDKRPKPKGQYYGSPKENTKVDYNEIAEVGSVMTPGSKKQNLNHLLNFHYEPRENRSSYGRSSKNYNNSNRWLPPVQRHKYNKELYLQANCQFVVNRDGNYSIHLIDPDTLVNWELIEQIKVQTSENLSCPICLGFPTAGRMTRCGHVYCWPCILHYLSLSDKSWRKCPICDESIHKLDLKSVVQVTQNSMNIGDTIKLRLMRRKRGSLLAIPVGENETSDPETFLSVSQHSSNQIYSKLLLADYQDILEIIKLDKLQLEIELMDDPHSSESCFIEQALNELALREENVLKQLFQGHKEKNVTDVEKVIDIEKKEIIDLKEISENQEKEHLIEDTIAFENTKDIDQVSNHSQSSQNLSKFFYFYQAEDGQHVYLHAMNVKMLELQYGNLEHCPHFIEGKLVERESGSFTEDLRKRMRYLCHLPLTCPFDVVEIELKTPIISSEVLNIFSDQLEVRKSRRNRRERDEKKREKKITAEENKRMGRYPTPNVHIGSHKHFPEWHPESQSSSISIPSPSESIATSSVASSPIHNSFEDDSTLMQQFSTEAIQCEPGPSFAQMLRSEGCKITSSSTWPSIDTQGSLKNLEIENLQRKVVVSNEDDYTDMTIQNQSLGDVLAQALKQSEMLETTVGNTEFGSRKTKKKKRGKPTVLFTSGMNRNS; encoded by the exons atggacAAAAAGTCAAGATACAACACGCCGCCCTCTGGCAACAAGGGCACTGCTACTGAttctaaaaaaagtcaag atGTCGCCAATGGTAAAGTCTTCCCAAAGACCTCAAAAAAACGAGAATCAACTGGAGCAAATGGTTACTCTAAAAATGAACAACCTAGAAAGTCAAGTGTGCAAAAGACAAGAAGTTTTGATAAGAGACCAAAACCTAAAGGACAATATTATGGCAGTCCAAAGGAGAATACCAAG GTAGATTATAATGAAATAGCCGAGGTAGGCTCGGTTATGACCCCAGGAAGTAAAAAACAGAATTTGAATCATCTGTTAAACTTTCACTATGAACCACGTGAAAATCGCAGTAGCTATGGAAGATCGTCgaagaattataataatagtaatcgtTGGTTACCACCTGTTCAAcgacataaatataataaagaattataTCTTCAAGCAAA ctgTCAATTTGTGGTGAACCGCGATGGGAATTATTCGATTCATCTTATTGATCCAGACACTTTAGTGAATTGGGAGTTGATAGAACAAatc AAAGTACAAACATCGGAAAATCTCTCCTGCCCCATTTGTCTAGGCTTCCCAACAGCAGGAAGAATGACACGTTGTGGTCATGTTTATTGTTGGCCATGTATTCTTCATTATCTCTCCCTATCCGACAAATCTTGGCGCAAGTGTCCAATTTGCGATGAATCTATACACAAATTAGATCTTAAAAGCGTTGTTCAAGTTACTCAAAATTCTATGAATATCGGTGATACTATAAAACTGCGTTTAATGCGTCGCAAACGTGGTTCTTTACTTGCAATACCAGTTGGTGAAAATGAAACTTCAGATCCAGAGACATTTTTGTCGGTCTCACAACATTCatcaaatcaaatttattctaaattattgCTTGCTGATTATCAAgatattttggaaataataaaattagataaGTTGCAACTTGAAATCGAATTAATGGATGATCCACATTCATCTGAAAGCTGTTTCATTGAACAAGCACTTAATGAACTTGCTTTAAGAGaagaaaatgttttaaaacag ttgttcCAAGgtcataaagaaaaaaatgtaactgacgtagaaaaagttattgacattgaaaaaaaagaaattattgatttgaaggaaattagtgaaaatcaaGAAAAAGAACATCTCATTGAAGATACTATCGCTTTCGAAAACACTAAAGATATAGATCAAGTTTCAAATCATTCTCAAAGTAGTCAAAACTTGTCAAaattcttttacttttatcaag CTGAAGATGGTCAGCATGTATATCTTCATGCAATGAATGTTAAAATGTTGGAGTTACAATATGGCAATCTAGAGCATTGTCCTCATTTTATTGAAGGTAAACTCGTTGAAAGAGAATCCGGAAGCTTTACTGAAGATTTACGTAAACGAATGCGGTATCTATGTCATCTGCCGCTAACATGTCCTTTTGATGTTGTggaaattgaattgaaaacacCAATAATTTCATCTGAAGTACTTAATATCTTTAGTGATCAACTTGAGGTCAGAAAAAGTCGACGCAATCGCCGTGAACGTGATGAGaaaaaacgtgaaaaaaaaataacagctGAAGAGAACAAACGAATGGGACGATATCCAACCCCAAATGTTCATATTGGTTCTCATAAACATTTTCCAGAATGGCATCCAGAATCACAGTCTTCAag caTAAGTATTCCATCACCATCAGAATCCATAGCAACGTCAAGTGTTGCTAGCAGCCCAATTCACAATTCATTTGAGGATGATTCAACTTTAATGCAACAGTTTTCTACTGAGGCAATACAATGTGAACCAGGTCCTTCATTTGCACAGATGCTACGAAGTGAAGGTTGCAAAATTACTTCTTCCAGCACTTGGCCATCTATTGATACTCAAGgatcgttaaaaaatttagaaatagaaaatttacaacGAAAAGTTGTTGTTTCAAATGAGGATGATTATACTGATATGACAATTCAGAACCAAAGTTTAGGCGATGTTCTGGCACAAGCATTAAAACAATCAGAAATGCTCGAAACTACAGTTGGGAATACTGAATTTGGATCacgaaaaactaaaaagaaaaaacgagGAAAACCAACAGTCCTCTTTACTTCTGGAATGAATCGaaattcataa
- the LOC103573835 gene encoding malate synthase-like produces MDAPFLSLISQAENTVDNLFLKGKSNTKSNSKIKDFYINTWPKGLEQEFNELLTCDAIEFLVDLVGKFENYIEDLYNRRLQRKLQQRNNPQETLKFFKLDTNDWKVAPVNGRLSNRRLDLGDVSPSNLEHFTAALKCTDIQGIQVDFDDGHCPTWFNQIYGLHNVYKATHNLLPGISDISQTPILMLRPRAWNMIENNCSINGKCIPGPLFDYGLLIFHNGRKLQQSNSGPCFYLSKLENYQEAKLWNDIFSWSEIKLGLPYGSIKACVLIENINACFEMERILYELKDHSLGLNCGIWDYAASIISKFANDKFFVLPDRNKYVNMNQRFLKKYLQLVIKICHKRGIHATGGMVAKLLPKIETEDYKHFINNVLESKLTEIQEGIDGFLIYDMSLIPLIKNLWKKCNKLNIKNQINYPGSLKEITEQDLLTFPKGGVTIEGLKHNICVSILFIYNWLNGKGHFILRGSVEDSATAEISRSQIWQWIRHAEKLENYDNIFVTKKMIKYFAKEILDDLLMKSETNYGNCNHTYN; encoded by the exons ATGGACGCACCGTTTTTATCGTTGATTTCTCAAGCTGAAAATACAgttgataatttattcttaaaagGAAAATCTAATACAAAGTCAAATTccaaaataaaagatttttatataaatacttgGCCAAAAGGATTAGAACAAGAattcaatgaattattaactTGTGATGCTATAGAATTTTTAGTAGATCTTGTTGGcaagtttgaaaattatattgaagATCTTTATAATCGTAGGTTACAGCGGAAGCTTCAACAACGAAATAATCCTCAagaaactttgaaattttttaaattagatacTAATGATTGGAAAGTTGCACCAGTAAATGGTAGATTAAGTAATCGACGTTTGGACTTAGGTGATGTAAGCCCAAGTAACTTGGAACATTTTACTGCTGCATTAAAGTGTACTGATATTCAAGGGATTCAAGTTGATTTTGATGATGGTCATTGCCCTACGTGGTTTAATCAAATATACGGTCTTCATAATGTTTATAAAGCAACCCATAATCTTTTACCTGGGATTTCTGATATCTCTCAAACACCTATTTTAATGTTAAGACCTCGAGCTTGGAAtatgattgaaaataattgtagtATAAATGGAAAATGTATACCTGGTCCACTGTTTGATTATggtttgttaatttttcacaatGGCCGAAAACTTCAACAATCAAATAGCGGACCGTGTTTTTATCTttcaaaacttgaaaattacCAAGAAGCTAAACTTTGGAACGATATATTTTCTTGGAGTGAAATAAAACTTGGGCTTCCTTATGGGTCGATTAAAGCTTGCGtacttattgaaaatattaatgctTGTTTTGAAATGGAAAGAATTTTGTATGAATTAAAAGATCATTCTCTTGGTCTTAACTGTGGTATATGGGATTACGCTGCAtcaattatttctaaatttgCAAATGATAAGTTTTTTGTTCTTCCtgatagaaataaatatgttaatatGAATCAacgttttctaaaaaaatatttacaattagttataaaaatttgtcataAAAGAGGCATTCATGCAACAGGTGGTATGGTAGCAAAATTATTGCCAAAGATCGAAACTGAagattataaacattttattaacaacGTGCTCGAGTCTAAATTGACGGAAATTCAAGAAGGAATCGATGGTTTTTTAATCTATGACATGTCTCTAATTCCTTTAATCAAAAATCTTtggaaaaaatgtaataaattaaatataaagaatcaaataaattatcctGGTAGCCTAAAAGAAATAACTGAACAAGATTTATTGACTTTTCCTAAAGGTGGTGTAACCATAGAAGGATTGAAACACAATATTTGtgtttctattttatttatatacaattggcTTAATGGTAAAGGACATTTCATACTTCGAGGATCAGTAGAGGACTCAGCTACTGCTGAAATATCAAGATCACAAATCTGGCAATGGATACGCCACGCCGAAAAGTTAGAGAATTATGACAATATAtttgttactaaaaaaatgattaaatattttgctaAGGAAATTCTTGATGATCTCTTAATGAAGTCTGAAACAAATTacg GAAATTGCAATCacacttataattaa
- the LOC103573834 gene encoding beta-1,3-glucosyltransferase has product MYTKFSHSKLKMFLTLCLLFLIASSLSLESSDIVITILSQQSGYHIAHAELLKNEIFKDAEALDQKPPEVILIHEEQINGSWTFFPLVLRLSSSFPEAKWFFFCLENTAIKLPILLNVLSNFNVSDNHWISHVLYDEEPTIIHHFADHTKKFKYPNIASGFAMTNSLLHNLNNRIHTEGLPDIDFTIDAAYEFSTYIYNNGKGTRLTHSPEFCIFFMENCATYPKGFHSCTNSVSQDEIYVAVKTYDKNHNDRVPIILKTWLKHVRNFGLYSNVEDRSLPHVIVVPDTKEGHCEKTYAILKHANNLLKKKGFNWLIVTDDDTILSIARLSRLLSCYNPKEPISIGERYGYRVVKNIGYDYLTSGAGLALSSPLVEKIINTRNCKCPKASTPDDMFLFGICLNRIGGKMIHSPLFHQARPLDYAKNYLASQEPVSFHKFWMINPIEVYDQWFSDIDSTLESTWKHTEL; this is encoded by the exons atgtatacaaagtTTTCACAttcgaaattaaaaatgtttcttacactttgtttattatttctgaTAGCCTCTTCATTATCATTAG agtCTTCAGATATTGTTATAACTATTTTAAGTCAACAAAGCGGTTATCATATTGCTCACGctgaattgttaaaaaatgaaatttttaaagacgCCGAAGCTTTAGATCAA aaaccaccagaagttattttaattcatgaaGAACAAATAAATGGGTCTTGGACATTTTTTCCATTAGTTTTAAGACTTTCGTCGAGTTTTCCAGAAGccaaatggttttttttttgtttagaaaaTACTGCAATAAAATTACCGATTCTTTTAAATGTATTGTCTAACTTTAATGTTTCTGAT AATCACTGGATCAGTCATGTTTTGTATGATGAGGAACCTACGATAATCCATCATTTTGCTgatcatacaaaaaaatttaaatatccaaATATAGCTTCTGGTTTTGCCATGACTAATAGTCTTCTCCATAATCTTAATAATAGAATCCACACAGAAGGACTGCCTGATATAGATTTTACAATTGATGCAGCTTATGAATTTTCCacttatatttacaataatggTAAAGGCACTCGGTTGACTCATTCACCAGAATTCTGTATTTTCTTTATGGAAAATTGTGCTACTTATCCAAAAGGATTTCACTCTTGT ACCAATTCTGTATCGCAAGATGAAATCTATGTAGCAGTTAAAAcgtatgataaaaatcataacGATAGAGTTCCTATTATACTGAAGACTTGGTTGAAACATGTGAGGAATTTCGGACTTTATAGTAATGTAGAAG aTAGAAGTCTTCCACATGTGATTGTGGTACCTGATACTAAAGAGGGGCATTGTGAAAAAACTTATGCTATTTTGAAGCacgcaaataatttattaaaaaaaaaaggattcaaTTGGTTGATAGTTACTGATGATGATACAATTTtaag CATTGCACGACTGTCGCGGCTTTTAAGCTGCTATAATCCAAAAGAACCTATTTCAATTGGGGAACGTTACGGTTATCgtgttgttaaaaatattggaTATGATTACTTAACTAGTGGTGCAGGTTTAGCATTGTCATCACCTctcgttgaaaaaataataaatactcgAAATTGTAAATGCCCAAAAGCATCTACACCTGATGATATGTTTCTTTTTGGCATTTGTTTAAATCGTATTGGTGGAAAAATGATACACTCACCTTTATTCCATCag gcaCGACCTTTAGATTACGCGAAAAATTATCTTGCATCTCAAGAACCAGTGTCATTCCATAAATTTTGGATGATTAATCCTATTGAAGTATATGACCAGTGGTTTAGTGACATAGATAGTACATTAGAATCTACATGGAAACATACGGaattgtga
- the LOC103573838 gene encoding putative uncharacterized protein DDB_G0267840, translated as MTTHKSVHQPIRLSEYMNVSKSSDKKLHKPRMEPVRIKDLLLSSSKACSSSVDRPSRRTKLFAIPKKTVRRALYEKSPSPAKSSSSQSSIETKNSVSISKINTSNKKNTRTLPQAKTRQSMLPQPNFIVKKHKQKVLDDSIPAIPTVVEERLSEVINLSPPQLHERATVIKSIYSKSSTIEKNKTINDCEIVRVENDNDNNIENRLIDDLEASIVDKENIPPDNIIIQPLMNNRSPKLNDFNEKNNLDSFENNRLEKIEHDLQIVKDDLRIVKEQQSLLIEFVQKIFKTLSITCDESQKKMDEPTNISYIPSSPQIPLITVTSTLSQIKENNNNNDDKNTLNEKKRRKSLTSTEERRRSARIAAKLTPRKSDSFISLENELNIVHSTSKTSSASATPKNEQFIFKSKSARPLREYMAMKASMTFLETPDATGFRRNINFGDDTPARNKSLRRSISSKIFNELQDLYNDSEEAETSTDQ; from the exons atgacGACTCATAAATCAg ttcaTCAGCCTATCCGGCTATCAGAATATATGAATGTTTCTAAAagttctgataaaaaattac ACAAGCCAAGGATGGAGCCTGTACGGATcaaagatttattattatcttccTCTAAAGCATGTTCATCAAGTGTtg aTCGTCCATCAAGGAGAACAAAATTATTTGctattccaaaaaaaacaGTTCGACGTGCTCTTTATGAAAAATCACCTTCTCCTGCAAAAAGTTCATCATCACAATCATCTATTGAAACTAAAAATTCAGTATctatttctaaaattaatacatCGAATAAAAAGAATACAAGAACATTGCCTCAAGCTAAGACAAGACAAAGTATGTTACCACAGCcaaattttatagttaaaaaGCATAAGCAAAAAGTTCTTGATGATAGTATACCAGCAATACCTACTGTTGTTGAAGAACGCTTGTcagaagtaattaatttatcgccACCACAACTTCATGAAAGAGCAACtgttattaaaagtatttattcaaaaagttctactatagaaaaaaataaaactataaatgatTGTGAGATTGTCAGAGTTGagaatgataatgataataatattgagaATAGATTAATTGATGATCTTGAAGCTTCAATCGTTGACAAGGAAAATATTCCAcctgataatattattattcaacctttaatgaataatagaagtccaaaattaaatgatttcaatgaaaaaaacaacttggattcatttgaaaataatagaCTTGAAAAAATAGAACATGATTTACAAATAGTTAAAGATGATTTGCGAATAGTTAAAGAACAACAATCTTTATTGATTGAAtttgtacaaaaaatttttaagacatTATCAATTACCTGTGATGaatcccaaaaaaaaatggacGAACCAACAAACATTTCTTACATACCTTCATCTCCACAAATTCCATTAATTACTGTTACTTCTACACTTTCtcaaattaaagaaaacaataacaataatgatgacAAGAAtacattaaatgaaaaaaaacgaaGAAAATCTTTAACAAGCACTGAAGAACGCCGACGGTCTGCTCGAATCGCTGCCAAATTAACACCGAGGAAAAGTGATAGTTTTATTTCACTTGAAAATGAATTGAATATTGTACATTCAACTTCGAAAACATCTTCAGCATCTGCAACACCaaaaaatgaacaatttatttttaaatcaaaaagtGCACGACCACTCCGTGAATATATGGCAATGAAAGCTAGTATGACATTTTTAGAGACCCCAGATGCTACTGGATTTCGacgtaatataaattttggagATGACACACCTGCAAGAAATAAAAGTCTAAGGCGATCTATATcaagcaaaatttttaatgaattacaAGATTTATATAATGACTCTGAAGAAGCTGAAACTTCTACGGATCAATAA
- the LOC103573839 gene encoding protein maelstrom homolog: protein MPKKTQRNGFYYFMLDFKRREERKGNKFNDLREIQDNPKCDQEWKALSVEEKKKYNDKAKKDKAGAAEKRTGLGESVKLLEKQQIEQQNYEIMMKEYINNNIEQAYTFDQLDLMSFYFIHVNWYYTKIDLNNVVDYIPAEFSVIEFSLSDGIKRCYHEIIKIVVETGYTRETLEHSETTHKITAYNQGETSDYKDLYNKFFDFISCGDRSMKKLPPLYTSRKMKTVVPCLFERMIAAADASRNIFDLFSLEYLFGTLMLRLNEEFPESGNRASLAEAELEKDAFVWTPNIECAYHSRVAGSGLYCSQSIVTQWAYTFCDYCCPLLKIKMINGKHCPNNNDDESLSASMHSMRIKEDRIGTLKSNTGVSELYRLQASSRTRQEDEQRKKQGRDLTIIDYSEIEEEKTSIIVPSASVSASNSRGKQRPLRSPISLSEVFTGYCTDSTPTLDDDNFPEIGARKSKSRSKK from the exons aTGCCAAAAAAAACACAAAGAAATGggttctattattttatgttagaTTTTAAAAGAAGAGAGGaaagaaaaggaaataaatttaacgatttGAGAGAAATTCAAGACAATCCTAAGTGTGATCAAGAATGGAAG GCATTGTctgttgaagaaaaaaaaaagtacaatgaTAAAGCAAAGAAAGACAAAGCAGGTGCTGCAGAAAAACGTACAGGTCTTGGAGAATCGGTAAAATTGCTTGAAAAACAACAAATTGAACAACAAAACTATGAAATAATGATGAAagaatacattaataataatatcgaaCAAGCATATACTTTTGACC AACTTGATCttatgtcattttattttatccatgTCAACTGGTATTATACTAAAATAGATCTTAACAATGTTGTTGACTACATCCCCGCAGAATTCTCCGTGATTGAATTTTCTTTGAGTGATGGTATTAAAAGATGTTATCATGAGATCATTAAAATTGTAGTCGAGACAGGATATACTAGGGAAACTCTCGAACATAGTGAAACTACTCACAAAATTACTGCTTACAATCAAGGGGAAACAAGTGattataaagatttatataataaattttttgactttatcTCTTGTGGAGATAgatcaatgaaaaaacttCCACCTTTATATACAtcaagaaaaatgaaaactgtTGTTCCTTGTCTTTTTGAACGTATGATAGCAGCTGCTG ACGCTTCTAGAAATATCTTTGATTTATTTTCCTtggaatatttatttggtacATTGATGTTGCGTTTAAATGAAGAATTCCCAGAGTCAGGAAACCGTGCTTCTTTAGCAGAAGCAGAACTGGAGAAAGACGCCTTCGTTTGGACACCTAATATTGAATGTGCA TATCATAGTCGAGTTGCAGGAAGTGGACTATATTGCAGTCAATCTATTGTAACTCAATGGGCGTACACATTCTGTGATTATTGTTGTCcattattaaagattaaaatgataaatggaAAACACTGccctaataataatgatgatgaatcACTGTCGGCTAGTATGCATTCAATGCGTATAAAAGAAGATAGAATCGGCACACTTAAATCAAATACTGgg gTTAGCGAATTATATCGTCTACAAGCTAGTTCACGGACGAGACAGGAGGACGAACAACGTAAAAAACAAGGACGTGATTTgacaattattgattataGTGAGATTGAGGAAGAGAAAACTTCAATTATTGTTCCTTCGGCTAGTGTATCGGCATCTAATTCAAGGGGAAAG caacgACCACTTCGCTCTCCTATATCATTATCTGAAGTTTTCACCGGTTATTGTACTGATTCAACACCAACACTTGATGACGATAATTTTCCAGAAATTGGCGCTCGTAAATCAAAGTCACGttcgaaaaaataa